In Clostridium sp. JN-1, one genomic interval encodes:
- the nrdR gene encoding transcriptional regulator NrdR, translated as MKCPYCGYSESKVVDSRSTEDNMAIRRRRECLKCNKRYTTYEKIENIPVLVIKKNMDREYFDRNKIINGLIKACQKRPVSRKQIEDVAYNIEKSISNNMITEISSKDIGEMIMESLKDLDEISYVRFASVYRQFKDVNTFMEEIKNLIAKK; from the coding sequence GTGAAATGCCCTTACTGTGGTTATAGTGAAAGCAAAGTAGTTGATTCAAGATCTACTGAAGATAATATGGCAATTAGAAGAAGAAGAGAATGTTTAAAATGTAATAAGAGATATACTACCTATGAAAAAATTGAAAACATACCTGTTTTAGTTATAAAGAAAAATATGGATAGGGAGTATTTTGACAGAAATAAAATAATAAATGGGCTTATAAAAGCTTGCCAAAAAAGACCTGTTTCTAGAAAGCAAATTGAAGATGTAGCTTACAATATAGAAAAGAGCATAAGTAATAATATGATAACAGAAATTAGCTCAAAAGACATAGGTGAAATGATAATGGAAAGTTTAAAGGATCTAGATGAAATTTCATATGTTAGATTTGCTTCAGTTTATAGGCAATTTAAAGATGTAAATACATTTATGGAAGAAATAAAGAATTTAATTGCAAAAAAATAA
- a CDS encoding DUF512 domain-containing protein, with translation MKNEIASVKPESIAEELGIEIGDFLISINDKQVNDIIDYKFLICDEYVNVEIQKKDGEVWKLEIDKDYDEDLGVEFKDPIMDKPKSCHNKCIFCFIDQLPKGMRETLYFKDDDSRLAFLQGNFVTLTNMSEEDIDRIIKYKISPINISVHTTNPELRIKMINNKFAGNLYGRLKKMAHAGIKMNCQVVSCPKINDGDELKKTIEDLYALYPNILNLAVVPVGATKYRDNLYPLKLYDKNTALEQLNMVEKIQKKYIDEIGVPFVRMSDEFYVLAEKDVPPKEFYGEFEQLEDGIGMIRLFRTYIENSLPKVKDNVKGSFTMITGVSAYNEILEASNKIRLINDKIDIKVEKIVNNFFGKTITVAGLLTAADIIDQLRKREIGEYVIISDNMLRRGYELGDNGDKVFLDDVTVEELSKALNRKILIRSFTGEDLIDIINEHCEEE, from the coding sequence ATGAAAAATGAGATTGCATCAGTTAAACCAGAAAGTATAGCAGAAGAACTGGGAATTGAGATAGGTGATTTTTTAATATCTATTAATGACAAGCAAGTTAATGATATTATAGATTATAAGTTTTTAATATGTGATGAATATGTAAATGTAGAAATCCAGAAAAAAGATGGTGAAGTTTGGAAACTTGAAATAGATAAAGATTATGATGAAGATTTAGGTGTGGAGTTTAAAGATCCTATTATGGATAAGCCTAAAAGCTGTCATAATAAATGTATTTTTTGCTTTATAGATCAACTTCCTAAAGGTATGAGAGAAACTTTGTACTTCAAGGACGATGATTCAAGACTTGCTTTCTTGCAGGGAAACTTTGTTACTTTGACAAATATGAGCGAAGAGGATATAGATAGAATTATAAAATATAAAATAAGTCCTATAAACATATCTGTACATACAACTAATCCTGAGCTTAGAATTAAGATGATCAATAATAAATTTGCTGGCAACTTATACGGCAGATTAAAAAAGATGGCACATGCTGGTATAAAGATGAATTGTCAAGTTGTATCATGTCCTAAAATAAATGATGGTGATGAACTTAAAAAGACAATAGAGGATTTATATGCATTATATCCTAATATACTCAACTTAGCAGTTGTGCCTGTTGGTGCTACAAAATATAGAGATAATTTATATCCATTAAAGTTATATGATAAGAATACAGCCTTAGAACAACTTAATATGGTTGAAAAAATCCAGAAAAAATATATAGATGAAATAGGAGTCCCTTTTGTAAGGATGTCAGATGAGTTTTATGTTTTAGCAGAGAAGGATGTGCCGCCTAAAGAATTCTATGGGGAATTTGAACAATTAGAAGATGGTATAGGAATGATAAGGCTCTTTAGAACGTACATAGAAAATTCACTGCCCAAAGTAAAGGATAATGTCAAGGGATCGTTTACAATGATAACAGGAGTTTCAGCCTATAATGAAATACTAGAAGCTTCTAATAAAATAAGGCTTATAAATGATAAAATTGATATAAAAGTAGAGAAAATAGTAAATAACTTTTTTGGAAAAACTATAACTGTTGCTGGATTATTAACCGCAGCTGACATAATAGATCAGTTGAGAAAAAGAGAAATAGGTGAATATGTAATAATATCAGATAACATGCTTAGAAGAGGATATGAACTAGGTGACAACGGTGATAAAGTGTTTTTAGATGATGTGACTGTTGAAGAGTTATCTAAAGCTTTAAATAGAAAAATCTTAATTCGCAGTTTTACAGGAGAAGATTTGATAGATATTATAAATGAACATTGTGAGGAGGAATAG
- the pgeF gene encoding peptidoglycan editing factor PgeF → MKDVLIDGYKFISIPFEKAEMIFSTAENNLDFDRKKEIGIKNIQNIKKWFGVKEVGFLNQIHSDKIIDYDGKRHEADAFITNKRNAAVGVFTADCVSVLLYDKVSQVIAAVHSGWRGTLSCVVYKTIEKMEREYSCKGEDITAVIGPHIHECCYEVSEELIEKFTNTPIYKNVNIHKGRHLNMQNCIVHQLELKKVKDIRNLNICTFCSKDYKTHSYRKNQDGRMFSFIFLK, encoded by the coding sequence ATGAAGGATGTATTAATAGATGGGTATAAGTTTATAAGTATACCTTTTGAAAAGGCAGAAATGATATTTTCTACAGCTGAAAATAATTTAGACTTTGATAGAAAAAAGGAAATAGGAATCAAAAATATACAAAATATAAAAAAGTGGTTTGGTGTAAAAGAAGTTGGATTTTTGAACCAAATTCATAGTGACAAAATTATAGATTACGATGGTAAACGTCATGAGGCAGATGCTTTTATTACAAATAAAAGGAATGCAGCAGTAGGTGTTTTTACTGCGGACTGTGTTTCAGTTCTTTTGTATGATAAAGTAAGTCAAGTTATAGCAGCAGTTCACAGCGGCTGGAGAGGTACTTTAAGCTGCGTAGTGTACAAGACAATTGAAAAGATGGAAAGAGAATACAGCTGTAAGGGAGAAGATATTACAGCTGTTATTGGTCCTCATATTCATGAATGCTGCTATGAAGTAAGCGAAGAATTAATTGAGAAATTTACCAATACACCTATTTATAAAAATGTTAATATACACAAAGGGAGACATTTAAATATGCAAAATTGTATAGTACATCAATTGGAGTTAAAGAAAGTTAAAGATATAAGAAACTTAAATATATGTACTTTTTGTTCAAAAGATTATAAGACACATTCATATAGAAAAAATCAAGATGGAAGGATGTTTTCTTTTATATTTTTAAAATAA
- the pstC gene encoding phosphate ABC transporter permease subunit PstC — protein sequence MINSINNKSVMIKSINNKNIWKKFKNEYIGKGYSMVCGFIIVALTLSIIAFLGFKGIQTFTKDGYSIWQFLFTSRWVPDSSNPKLGAFIFIAGSTFVSIGAVILSAPIGIALAIFMHYISPRIGKKILQPALELFVGIPSVVYGWIGFSVLLPFLKKNFGGIGFSLLAGILVLSIMILPTIASLSSDAVKIIPKNYLEASFGLGATRWQTISKVIVPAAKSGILTGIVLGLARAFGEALAVQMVIGNSIKFPNNLMSPTSTLTSILTMDMGNTASGTVWNDALWSLALLLLVISFIFILIIRAIEKRGEFK from the coding sequence ATGATAAACAGCATAAATAATAAAAGTGTAATGATAAAGAGCATAAATAATAAAAATATATGGAAAAAGTTTAAAAATGAATATATTGGTAAAGGCTATTCCATGGTTTGCGGTTTTATAATAGTTGCACTGACTTTAAGTATAATAGCATTCTTAGGATTTAAAGGAATACAGACTTTTACTAAAGATGGGTACTCAATTTGGCAATTTTTATTTACGTCAAGATGGGTTCCAGATAGTTCAAATCCTAAATTAGGTGCATTTATATTTATAGCTGGATCAACATTTGTTTCAATAGGTGCGGTTATATTGAGTGCACCTATTGGTATTGCCCTTGCTATTTTTATGCACTATATATCCCCCAGGATTGGAAAGAAAATACTGCAGCCAGCTTTAGAATTATTTGTTGGAATACCATCAGTTGTATATGGGTGGATAGGATTTAGTGTTTTACTCCCATTTTTAAAGAAAAATTTTGGCGGAATAGGATTTAGTCTGCTGGCTGGCATATTGGTGTTGAGCATTATGATACTTCCAACCATAGCTAGTTTATCATCAGATGCTGTTAAAATTATTCCAAAAAATTATTTGGAAGCGTCTTTTGGACTTGGAGCTACAAGATGGCAAACTATAAGTAAAGTAATAGTACCTGCTGCTAAAAGTGGTATTTTAACTGGGATAGTATTGGGACTTGCAAGAGCTTTTGGAGAAGCACTTGCAGTACAAATGGTTATAGGTAATTCTATTAAGTTTCCAAATAATTTAATGAGTCCTACATCTACTTTAACAAGTATTTTAACTATGGATATGGGAAATACGGCATCTGGAACAGTATGGAATGATGCACTGTGGTCTCTTGCACTGCTGCTTTTAGTAATATCATTTATATTTATTTTAATTATAAGGGCTATTGAAAAAAGAGGTGAATTTAAGTAG
- a CDS encoding inorganic phosphate transporter, which yields MHNTLVLTFAIIIIALIFDFINGFHDSANAIACSVSTRVLTLRQAVIMSVTMNFIGAFMSVKVAETIGNGIIDSGHVVPEIIMTALIGAIIWNLITWYFGMPSSSSHALVGGLIGSAVVTSRSLTIVNWSIFFWKVVLWLFLSPIIGFIIGFVFMTILRFILRNTTPSKVTKIFSKAQIFSGMFIALNHGGNDAQKSMGIITMALVSAGFLDHFSVPIWVKICCAISMALGTSFGGKKIIKTMGSGVAKLAPVNGFSAEMGASTVIFIATMFDAPVSTTHIITTAIMGVGAAKRVSSVRWALAKDIVMAWIITIPCSAFISGMVVFFINLIK from the coding sequence ATGCATAATACATTAGTTTTAACTTTTGCTATTATTATTATTGCGTTAATTTTTGATTTTATCAATGGCTTTCATGATAGTGCAAATGCCATAGCTTGTTCTGTTTCTACTAGGGTTTTAACATTAAGGCAAGCTGTAATTATGTCAGTTACAATGAATTTCATTGGTGCTTTTATGAGCGTAAAAGTTGCAGAAACTATAGGTAATGGAATTATAGATTCTGGTCATGTAGTTCCGGAAATTATAATGACTGCATTGATTGGTGCAATTATATGGAATTTAATAACATGGTATTTTGGAATGCCAAGTAGTTCATCACATGCACTTGTAGGAGGATTAATTGGTTCTGCAGTTGTCACAAGTCGTTCTCTTACTATAGTAAACTGGTCTATATTTTTTTGGAAAGTTGTATTATGGTTGTTTTTATCACCAATTATAGGATTTATAATTGGTTTTGTATTTATGACTATATTGAGATTTATACTTAGAAATACAACACCTTCTAAAGTTACAAAGATCTTTTCAAAGGCACAAATCTTTTCAGGAATGTTTATAGCATTAAATCATGGAGGAAATGATGCCCAAAAATCTATGGGTATTATAACTATGGCACTTGTAAGTGCTGGTTTTTTAGATCATTTTTCGGTACCCATCTGGGTAAAAATATGCTGTGCTATATCTATGGCACTTGGTACAAGCTTTGGAGGAAAAAAGATAATAAAGACTATGGGAAGCGGAGTGGCAAAACTTGCTCCTGTTAATGGCTTTTCTGCTGAAATGGGTGCATCAACTGTAATATTTATAGCAACTATGTTCGATGCACCAGTAAGTACTACACATATTATCACTACGGCGATAATGGGAGTAGGTGCAGCTAAAAGGGTTTCATCAGTTAGGTGGGCTTTAGCAAAAGATATAGTAATGGCATGGATAATTACTATACCATGCAGTGCATTCATATCAGGAATGGTTGTTTTCTTTATAAATTTAATAAAATAA
- a CDS encoding phosphate ABC transporter substrate-binding protein — protein MKKNNLRIIVGALFVMIISGMFVGCGQSNTQSNSGSNKNGFSGSITAAGSTALQPLVEQTSKKFNEKNPNASVNVQGGGSGTGLKLVEEGSVDIGNSDIFAEKSLDAAKAKEPVDHKVCAVGFAVVVNKDVKVDSLTKDQIQKIFIGQITNWKDVGGDDLAINVINRAKSSGTRAAFKNTVMGGKDEKEGIGTIQDSNGNVEKAIQSTKGSISYLSLTYLSDEVKKSVKPLKIDGIEANKENIISNKYPFWSYEHMYTKGEAKDLSKAFIDYMMSDENKSLIEKLGYIPSSDIKK, from the coding sequence ATGAAAAAAAACAATCTTAGGATTATTGTAGGGGCATTATTTGTAATGATAATTTCTGGAATGTTTGTTGGGTGTGGACAAAGTAATACTCAGTCAAATTCAGGAAGTAATAAAAATGGGTTTTCAGGTTCAATAACTGCAGCCGGTTCAACTGCACTGCAGCCGTTAGTTGAACAAACAAGTAAAAAGTTTAATGAAAAGAATCCAAATGCATCAGTGAATGTTCAAGGAGGGGGAAGTGGAACTGGTTTAAAATTAGTTGAAGAAGGAAGTGTTGATATAGGTAATTCCGATATTTTTGCAGAAAAAAGTTTGGATGCAGCAAAGGCGAAGGAACCTGTAGATCATAAAGTATGTGCTGTAGGCTTTGCGGTTGTAGTTAATAAAGATGTAAAAGTTGATAGCTTAACAAAAGACCAAATTCAAAAAATATTTATAGGTCAAATTACTAACTGGAAAGATGTTGGTGGGGACGACTTAGCTATAAATGTTATAAATAGGGCAAAGTCATCTGGAACAAGAGCTGCTTTTAAGAATACTGTAATGGGTGGAAAGGATGAAAAGGAAGGTATTGGAACTATTCAAGATTCAAATGGAAATGTTGAAAAAGCAATACAATCAACAAAAGGTTCTATAAGCTATTTATCACTAACTTATTTGAGCGATGAAGTTAAGAAAAGCGTAAAACCACTAAAGATTGATGGTATTGAAGCTAATAAGGAAAATATAATTTCAAATAAATATCCATTCTGGTCTTATGAACATATGTACACTAAAGGTGAAGCTAAAGATTTATCAAAGGCATTTATAGATTATATGATGAGTGATGAAAATAAGTCTCTAATTGAAAAGTTAGGATATATTCCATCTTCAGATATAAAAAAATAA
- a CDS encoding DUF47 family protein — MFSLTPKEDKFYTFFIDSAEIAHKAALLLLDFLNDLGNSEENLKKLKEVEHEGDRKQHEILQQLNKTFITPFDREDIYLIAKGMDDIIDYIESSASRFVMLNVNDCTKEAKILSDMIVSCCEEIIVIMKELKNMKTSTLISKKIIEVNRIEEEGDKVSRRAIMDIFREDMETIEVMKWREIYQYLEDSLDACEDIANIIEGVVMKNA; from the coding sequence ATGTTTAGTTTAACTCCAAAAGAAGATAAATTTTATACTTTTTTTATAGATAGTGCCGAAATAGCTCATAAAGCAGCACTATTGTTGCTAGATTTTTTAAACGATTTAGGAAATTCAGAAGAAAATTTAAAAAAACTAAAAGAGGTGGAACACGAAGGGGATAGGAAACAACATGAGATACTTCAGCAACTAAATAAAACTTTTATAACTCCTTTTGACAGAGAAGATATTTATTTAATTGCAAAAGGTATGGACGATATAATTGATTACATAGAGTCTTCTGCTAGTAGATTTGTCATGTTAAATGTAAATGATTGTACTAAAGAGGCTAAAATATTAAGTGATATGATAGTTAGCTGCTGTGAAGAAATAATTGTCATAATGAAAGAATTAAAAAATATGAAAACAAGTACTCTGATATCAAAGAAAATTATAGAAGTGAATAGGATAGAAGAAGAAGGAGATAAAGTTTCTAGAAGAGCAATTATGGATATATTTAGGGAAGATATGGAAACTATTGAAGTAATGAAGTGGAGGGAAATTTATCAATATCTTGAAGATAGTTTAGATGCTTGCGAGGACATAGCTAACATTATTGAAGGAGTAGTAATGAAAAATGCATAA
- a CDS encoding rod shape-determining protein: MRFFVTSRDIGIDLGTSNTLVYVKGKGILLNEPSAAAVDNTNGKVLAVGLEAKNMIGRTPKNIDTIRPLRDGVIANFDVAQQMLKKFIKKVDGKGAFKNFKVVICHPSEITDVEKKSINQAVTEIGAHKIMTIEEPIAAAIGAGLPVDEPVGSMIIDIGGGTTEAAVVSLGGIVTSKSIKAAGDKLDETIINYIKRKFNVTIGERTAEDIKIQLGSAYKDDDDEETMEVMGSDSMAGFPKVITITGSEIREALKEPVSLIVEAIKTTLEQTPPELAADIMDKGIVLSGGGSLLKGLDKLIQSEIHIHTCIAENPLECVVLGAGKCLDMMDKVQ, encoded by the coding sequence ATGAGATTTTTTGTAACGTCTAGAGATATTGGAATAGATTTAGGAACTTCAAATACTTTGGTTTATGTAAAAGGGAAAGGTATTCTGTTAAATGAACCGTCAGCTGCAGCTGTAGATAATACAAATGGGAAAGTCTTAGCTGTTGGGTTAGAGGCTAAGAATATGATAGGCAGAACACCAAAAAATATTGATACTATTAGACCATTAAGAGATGGAGTAATTGCTAACTTTGATGTCGCTCAACAAATGCTTAAAAAATTTATTAAAAAGGTTGATGGTAAGGGTGCTTTTAAAAACTTTAAAGTTGTAATTTGCCATCCTTCAGAAATTACGGATGTTGAAAAGAAATCAATTAATCAGGCAGTAACTGAAATAGGAGCACACAAAATTATGACGATTGAAGAGCCTATAGCTGCAGCTATAGGAGCTGGTTTGCCTGTAGATGAGCCAGTTGGCAGCATGATTATTGATATAGGTGGAGGTACTACTGAGGCGGCAGTTGTTTCACTTGGAGGTATTGTTACTAGTAAGAGTATAAAAGCTGCAGGAGATAAGCTGGATGAAACAATTATTAACTACATAAAAAGAAAATTTAATGTAACCATAGGGGAAAGAACAGCAGAAGATATTAAAATACAGCTGGGTTCTGCATATAAAGATGATGATGATGAAGAAACTATGGAAGTGATGGGCAGTGACTCAATGGCTGGATTTCCAAAGGTTATTACCATAACAGGAAGTGAAATAAGAGAAGCTTTGAAAGAACCAGTATCGCTCATAGTTGAAGCAATTAAAACTACACTTGAACAAACTCCGCCGGAACTTGCAGCGGATATAATGGATAAAGGGATAGTACTTTCAGGCGGCGGTTCACTTTTAAAAGGTTTGGATAAGCTTATACAAAGTGAAATACATATACATACGTGCATTGCAGAAAATCCACTTGAGTGTGTTGTTCTTGGTGCAGGAAAGTGCCTAGATATGATGGATAAGGTACAATAG
- the pstB gene encoding phosphate ABC transporter ATP-binding protein PstB, whose translation MGIIEVKNLNLYYGNTQALKNINLNIHKNAVTALIGPSGCGKSTFLRTLNRMNDLIESVKIEGNVLFESSNIYENYDVIELRKRVGMVFQKPNPFPMSIYDNITYGPKIHGIKNKKRLNEIVESSLKDAAIWDEVKDRLDKNALGLSGGQQQRLCIARTLAVEPEVLLMDEPTSALDPISTLKIEELMDELKKKYTIIIVTHNMQQAGRISDYTAFFLNGEVVEYDKTENIFYKPMDKGTEDYITGRFG comes from the coding sequence ATGGGTATAATAGAAGTTAAAAATCTCAATTTGTATTATGGAAATACACAAGCTCTAAAAAACATAAATTTGAATATACATAAAAATGCTGTTACAGCTTTGATAGGTCCATCTGGATGCGGAAAATCTACTTTTCTTAGAACTCTAAATAGAATGAATGATTTAATTGAATCAGTTAAAATTGAAGGAAACGTACTATTTGAATCTTCAAATATATATGAAAACTATGATGTCATAGAATTACGCAAAAGAGTGGGGATGGTGTTTCAAAAACCTAATCCCTTTCCAATGTCAATATATGATAATATAACTTATGGACCTAAAATACATGGAATTAAGAATAAAAAAAGGCTTAATGAAATTGTAGAAAGCAGCTTAAAAGATGCAGCTATTTGGGATGAAGTGAAGGACAGATTAGATAAAAATGCATTAGGACTTTCAGGAGGTCAGCAGCAGAGATTATGCATAGCAAGAACTCTTGCTGTAGAGCCTGAGGTACTACTTATGGATGAGCCAACTTCAGCTCTTGATCCAATATCTACATTGAAAATTGAAGAGCTTATGGATGAACTTAAGAAAAAGTATACCATAATTATAGTAACACATAACATGCAGCAAGCTGGAAGGATATCAGATTATACAGCATTTTTTTTGAATGGTGAAGTTGTAGAGTATGACAAAACGGAAAACATATTTTATAAACCAATGGATAAGGGAACAGAAGATTATATAACTGGAAGATTTGGTTAA
- the pstA gene encoding phosphate ABC transporter permease PstA, with protein MNAKLKDKIWTGVIYLVFIFVITLLASLIGYILFKGRGCLNSSFLFGNPKIGEAGGGIAPQLFNSFYMLIISLLITIPLGVGAGIYLAEYAKQGVILNIIRLCIETMASLPSIVVGLFGLLVFVNMTKWGFTLLSGALAIAVLNLPSLTRVSENAIRASSEAVKEASLGLGATTWQTIQKVILPSALPQILTGIILAAGRIFGEAAALLYTAGMSAPILHFNTADLVEKSSPFSVMRPAETLSVYIWKLNSEGIVPDASAIANKASAVLIIMVLVFNIAARILCKKIYKSYAGKD; from the coding sequence ATGAATGCTAAATTAAAAGATAAGATATGGACAGGAGTTATTTATCTTGTATTTATATTTGTCATAACACTTCTTGCATCGTTAATAGGATATATATTATTTAAAGGAAGAGGCTGTTTGAATTCTTCTTTCTTATTTGGAAATCCTAAGATAGGGGAAGCAGGAGGTGGAATTGCACCCCAACTATTTAATTCCTTTTATATGCTTATAATATCACTTTTAATTACAATACCACTTGGAGTAGGAGCAGGAATATATCTTGCAGAATATGCTAAACAAGGAGTCATACTAAACATAATAAGATTATGTATAGAAACTATGGCGTCACTTCCATCAATTGTAGTGGGGTTATTTGGACTCTTAGTTTTTGTAAATATGACTAAATGGGGATTCACTTTACTTTCTGGAGCACTTGCTATAGCAGTTTTAAATTTACCTTCTCTTACAAGGGTAAGTGAAAATGCGATAAGGGCATCTTCAGAAGCTGTCAAGGAAGCAAGTTTGGGACTTGGAGCTACAACGTGGCAAACTATTCAAAAAGTTATATTGCCTTCAGCACTGCCTCAAATTTTAACAGGAATTATTTTGGCAGCTGGTAGAATTTTTGGAGAAGCAGCGGCACTTTTATATACAGCAGGTATGAGTGCTCCAATACTTCATTTTAACACTGCAGATTTAGTTGAAAAATCATCTCCTTTTAGTGTAATGAGACCTGCAGAAACTCTATCAGTATATATATGGAAGCTTAATTCAGAAGGTATTGTACCAGATGCATCAGCAATAGCTAACAAAGCTTCAGCCGTTTTAATAATAATGGTTTTAGTTTTTAATATTGCTGCAAGAATTTTATGTAAAAAAATATACAAATCATATGCTGGAAAGGATTAG
- a CDS encoding HAD family hydrolase yields MIKLIATDMDGTLINDNGKINEKVFDLISRLSKKNIKFAVASGRFYSQLAVNFKNVKDDIIFITQNGAFIRYNHDGKVIYSKSIPKENVKKMTDLKPNLGEIMMLSAENEAHVVNPSQYIMDVFGRVNVPVVKLNSFSEMNKPVYKITYHMPNGVTQDMINYLKENISDDLEFVVSGDKWIDIMNKGTSKGRAIKVIQEKFNIDPKNTMVFGDYYNDLSMFKVAHYSYAMGNAPEDVKKRANFVAKSNNEDGVYNVLKMYA; encoded by the coding sequence ATGATAAAACTTATAGCAACGGATATGGATGGTACATTAATAAATGACAATGGTAAAATAAATGAGAAAGTATTTGATCTAATATCTAGGCTTAGTAAGAAAAATATAAAATTTGCAGTAGCTAGTGGAAGGTTTTATTCCCAGCTTGCGGTAAATTTTAAAAATGTTAAAGATGATATTATATTTATAACGCAAAATGGAGCATTTATAAGATATAACCATGATGGCAAAGTTATTTATTCAAAAAGCATTCCGAAAGAAAATGTTAAGAAAATGACAGATTTAAAACCTAATTTAGGTGAGATAATGATGCTGTCGGCAGAAAATGAAGCACATGTAGTGAACCCATCACAGTATATCATGGATGTTTTTGGTAGAGTTAATGTTCCGGTAGTAAAGTTAAATTCCTTTAGTGAAATGAATAAGCCGGTATATAAGATAACATATCACATGCCTAATGGTGTAACTCAAGACATGATCAATTATTTAAAGGAAAATATAAGTGATGATCTTGAGTTTGTTGTATCTGGTGATAAGTGGATAGACATAATGAATAAGGGGACAAGTAAAGGAAGGGCCATAAAGGTTATTCAAGAAAAGTTTAATATAGATCCTAAAAACACTATGGTTTTTGGCGATTATTATAATGACTTATCTATGTTTAAAGTTGCACATTACAGTTATGCCATGGGAAATGCTCCGGAAGATGTGAAGAAAAGAGCTAATTTTGTGGCTAAAAGCAATAACGAAGATGGTGTATACAATGTCTTAAAGATGTATGCATAG
- a CDS encoding YlmC/YmxH family sporulation protein, protein MEEDESLYSIVNLKAMEIIDINTGTKMGLIKDFKVDCEQNKIISIIIPSGKMSWFGKSDDIEIPWENIRKIGVDVILVDGEDFIINNK, encoded by the coding sequence ATGGAAGAAGATGAGAGTTTATATTCTATAGTCAATTTGAAAGCTATGGAAATAATAGATATAAACACAGGCACTAAAATGGGACTTATAAAAGATTTTAAGGTAGACTGTGAACAAAATAAAATTATATCAATAATAATACCATCAGGCAAGATGTCCTGGTTTGGAAAAAGCGATGATATAGAAATTCCATGGGAAAATATAAGAAAGATAGGAGTAGATGTTATATTAGTTGATGGAGAAGACTTTATAATAAATAATAAATAA
- the phoU gene encoding phosphate signaling complex protein PhoU: MTRIGFDSALEDLNNDLLRMESIVEKQLYQSIQSLIKQDDKLADKIIKNDDLVDDLQKEIENKCIRLIAKEQPLATDLRTIFTTIKIVTDIERMADYAVDIAKITKKLKGEKYIKNLVDIQKISQLVIDMIRISLDSYVSKNVDEAYRACKMDDEVDEFYRNVFTEMLVTMSSDKSNINQITQLLFVCKYLERVGDHVTNICEWTIYVVTGKLTDLNE; this comes from the coding sequence ATGACAAGAATAGGATTTGATTCTGCACTTGAAGATCTAAATAACGATTTGCTTAGAATGGAAAGTATAGTTGAAAAACAGTTATATCAATCTATACAATCATTGATTAAACAAGATGATAAACTTGCAGATAAAATAATTAAAAATGATGATTTAGTTGACGACCTTCAAAAAGAAATAGAAAACAAATGCATAAGACTTATAGCTAAGGAACAACCACTTGCTACAGATTTGAGAACTATATTTACAACTATCAAAATAGTTACGGATATAGAGAGGATGGCAGATTATGCAGTTGACATAGCTAAGATTACAAAGAAGTTAAAAGGTGAAAAGTATATAAAGAACTTAGTAGATATACAAAAGATATCTCAACTAGTAATAGATATGATAAGAATATCACTTGATTCGTATGTATCAAAAAATGTAGATGAAGCATACAGAGCATGTAAAATGGATGATGAAGTAGATGAGTTTTATAGAAATGTATTCACAGAAATGTTAGTTACAATGTCAAGTGACAAATCAAACATAAATCAAATAACTCAATTACTATTCGTATGTAAGTATTTAGAAAGAGTAGGAGATCATGTTACAAATATATGTGAATGGACTATATACGTTGTAACTGGAAAATTAACGGATTTAAATGAATAA